Genomic segment of Oncorhynchus gorbuscha isolate QuinsamMale2020 ecotype Even-year unplaced genomic scaffold, OgorEven_v1.0 Un_scaffold_2806, whole genome shotgun sequence:
ctgttgggtcttaatactgatcctgtagagtcttaatactgatcctgtagggtgttaatactgatcctgtagggtgttaatactgatcctgttgggtcttaatactgatcctagAGTCTTAATACTGAGTagagtcttaatactgatcctgtagagtcttaatactgatcctgtagggtcttaatactgatcctgtagggtcttaatactgatcctgtagagtcttaatactgatcctgtagggtcttaatactgatcctgtagagtcttaatactgatcctgtagggtcttaatactgatcctgtagagtcttaatactgatccctgatcctgtagggtcttaatactgatcctgtagggtgatcctgtagagtcttaatactgatcctgtagagtcttaatactgatcctgtagagtcttaatactgatcctgtagagtcttaatactgatcctgtagtggtcttaatactgatcctgtagagtgtccgtaatactgatcctgtagagtgtcgtcttaatactgatcctgttgggtcttaatactgatcctgtcttaatactgatcctgtagaggTCTGTAGGGTGTTAATACTGATTAATACTGATCCTGTTGGGTCTTAAACTGATCCTGTtgggtcttaatactgatcctgtagagtcttaatactgatcctgtagagtcttaatactgatcctgtagagtcttaatactgatcctgtagggtcttaatactgatcctgtagggtcttaatactgatcctgtagggtcttaatactgatcctgtagagtcttaatactgatcctgtagagtcttaatactgatcctgtagggtcttaatactGTCCTtagtcttaatactgatcctgtagggtcttaatactgatcctgtagagtcttaatactgatcctgtagagtcttaatactgatcctgtagagtcttaatactgatcctgtagggtgttaatactgatcctgtagggtcttaatactgatcctgtagggtcttaatactgatcctgtagggtcttaatactgatcctgtagagtcttaatactgatcctgtagggtcttaatactgatcctgttgggtgtcgtcttaatactgatcctgtgatcctgtagggtcttaatactgatcctgtagtcttaatactgatcctgtagggtgtcgtcttaatactgatcctgtagggtcttaatactgatcctgtagggtcgtcttaatactgatcctgtagggtcttaatactgatcctgtagggtcttaatactgatcctgtagagtcttaataccgatcctgtagagtcttaataccgatcctgtagagtcttaataccgatcctgtagggtcttaataccgatcctgtagggtcttaataccgatcctgtagggtcttaataccgatcctgtagggtcttaataccgatcctgtagagtcttaataccgatcctgtagagtcttaataccgatcctgtagagtcttaataccgatcctgtagagtcttaataccgatcctgtagggtcttaataccgatcctgtagggtcttaataccgatcctgtagggtcttaataccgatcctgtagggtcttaataccgatcctgtagggtcttaataccgatcctgtagggtcttaataccgatcctgtagggtcttaataccgatcctgtagggtcttaatactgatcctgtaagGTTATAGTCTTAATAGTGATCCTGTAAGGTTATATCACTCCTATTGGCCATGACAACGTCATCCGGtaatagtgccttcagaaagactTCACGTTGTTACAACCTGATtacattgagattttgtgtcactgatctacatactgtaccccataatgtcacagtGGAATTGTTTACAAAGGAATTAAAAATGGAAAACTGGTTACggtaagcctaaataagttcatgaGTAAAatcacaagttgcatggactgtgtgtgcaataatagtgtttaatatgaTTTTTGAATAACGACCCCACACACAGttaactgtaaggtccctcagtcgagcagtgaatttcaagcacaggtTTACCAATggttcacaaagaagggcacctattggtagatgggttaaaaaaaagaagcagacattgaatatacctttgagcattgtgaagttatgaattacactttggatggtgtatcaatacacccagtcactacaaagatacaggcgcccttcctaactcagttgccggagaggaaggaaaccgctcctccctctctcactcagtctctccttAAACTAAAGAGGCCAGGCCTTTCACAGTGATACTCATGACTAGAGGAAGGTATCCAGGCTGGTCCTTCATCTCTGTCCTCAGTGTGTCCTCTCTCTTCAGTGTAACTTCAGAGTGACCAAAGAGACTCTCTGTCCTCTGATACACGTCCTCCTCAGTCAGAACAGCCAGACCTGCATCTCTCAGAGAGAGGGTCTCCCCACTCCCTGCTGCCACATGCTGCACCTGGAGGACAAGCAGCACAGGAATATGATCAGATACTGCAATGTCATGTCTGTAAGATGCAATGACAATTTCAAAATGGAGAATGAAGTATTGTAATAACGGGGGGGGtgtttatatttgtcctgttacacACGTGTTGGTAATGGAAAGGTGTttgttgcatatcccaactccccctgggACACCCACAGGGAGTgaggtcacggccagggtcaccatatcccaactccccctgggACACCCACAGGGAGTGAGGTCACAGCcagggttactggcccaacgctctaactgcaaggctacctgccacccttaaTCTATTCCAAACAACTATTGAATTAATTGAACCTTTACTTAGCTTACCCAAGTGGTGAACAGGTCACACAGTACTATATTTTTGAAGAAGTATACAGACTTGTTTACCAGACAGTgtagtatttattttttaccccctttttctccccaattttgtggtatccaattgttagtagttactgtcttgtctcatcccgtacgggctcgggagagacgaaggtcgagtcatgcatcctctgaaacacaacccaaccaagtgcgcatccaacccggaagccagctgcaccaatatgtcggaggaaacaccgtacacctgcactgcgcccggcctgccacaggagtcgctagtgaaACAAGGATaaccctaccggccaaaccctccctaacccggacgacgctaggccaattgtgcatcgccccatggacctcccagtTGAGGcgggtggcacagctagcgctgcgatgcagtgcctttgacgactgcgccacccgggaggcccatagATTGTTTGTAAGTGTACAGTATTTTTGAAGAAGTATACAGACTTGTTTTTACCAGGCTAAGTGTAACAAAAGGGGAAGTGTGAACTCACCAGGATCTGCAGGGCCTGTAAGACTGGAGGACTGCAACAGGATCCCAACACAGAGAGACCTTCATCTGTCATTCCTGAGAAATAAAGATTCACAGATGGTGTGAAACAGGAAGTGGTTTTCAGGGCATTGTGGGTTCTGAGAAAATAAAATGTTCATGAAGTGAGATGCCAGTTTTCCTGATAAATGCAGTGGCTGGAGACAATGAATTGAACTGGCACTTAATATTCAACTAATATTCACTGCTCAGTGTCTCACCATCCATGGCACTGACAATGAGATGAGTGGCATTGAGGAGGGAGGGTGTCTGGCTGGAATCACTGAGGGATGGTGTCTGGCTGGAATCACTGAGGGATGGTGTCTGGCTGGAATCACTGAGGGATGGTGTCTGGCTGGAATCACTGAGGGATGGTGTCTGGCTGGAATCACTGAGGGATGGTGTCTGGCTGGAATCACTGAGGGATGGTGTCTGGCTGGAATCACTGAGGGAGGGTTTCTGGCTGgaatcactgaggacagagtGTGTTGGGCTGGAGTCCGAATGCTCTAGAAGGTTCAGTATGGCCTGGACTGTCTGCATCTGAGACACTTCCTTAACCTCCCCCAGGTCAGCTGTCTTCCCTGTGCACATCTGGTCCAGCTGTGAGAAGAGACATTATTAGAAAGAATAGGTGAGATGCGTGGTTTGTTTTTTCCTGCTAAACTTAGTTGAATGTActtgactgtaagtctctctggataagagtgtctggtaAATGACTCATATGTGAAGGTTTGAGACAGAAGATATTTAGGATACTATGGTAGATTATAATGATGACAGACCGAACGTAATGAGAAGTTAGTATGTTCAGCATTTTCAGAAAGCTGCTGATTCTTGCCAGTAATCCGCTCATAGACAATAACtgtaggactgtgtgtgtgtgtgtgtgtgtgtgtgtgtgtgtgtgtgtgtgtgtgtgtgtgtgcttgtgcccTGTTTCTGTACGCCTCAACTCACCACACTCTCCAGcacactgactgtctctctgtcctccatggtTGTCTTGAGGagctggagcagagaggagcgTTTGGCTGCTGGCAGGACTGACAGCAGCTGGAAATGACCCC
This window contains:
- the LOC124026764 gene encoding serine-rich adhesin for platelets-like: MQDVCVLTELDKLRGHFQLLSVLPAAKRSSLLQLLKTTMEDRETVSVLESVLDQMCTGKTADLGEVKEVSQMQTVQAILNLLEHSDSSPTHSVLSDSSQKPSLSDSSQTPSLSDSSQTPSLSDSSQTPSLSDSSQTPSLSDSSQTPSLSDSSQTPSLSDSSQTPSLLNATHLIVSAMDGMTDEGLSVLGSCCSPPVLQALQILVQHVAAGSGETLSLRDAGLAVLTEEDVYQRTESLFGHSEVTLKREDTLRTEMKDQPGYLPLVMSITVKGLASLV